In Streptomyces sp. TLI_146, the genomic stretch ACCCTCTTCCTGGGCGGCTGGCGGGCCCCGTGGCCCGTGTCCACCTTCTGGGAGGGCGCCAACCACGGCTGGTGGCCGATGCTCTGGTTCGTCATCAAGGTCCAGCTGCTGCTGTTCTTCTTCATCTGGCTGCGCGGCACGCTGCCCCGCGTCCGCTACGACCAGCTGATGAAGCTCGGCTGGAAGGTCCTCATCCCCGTCTCGGTCGTCTGGCTGATGCTGGTGGCGACCGTGCGCGCGCTGCGCAACGACGGCCACGACTTCTCCAAGATCGTGCTGTACGTCGGGGGCGCGGTCGTCGCGGTCCTGCTGATCTCGCTGGTCGCGGACGTGTTCCGGGGCCGCAAGGAGGAGTCGGCGGCCGAGGACGGGCCGCCCGCCTTCGACCCGATGGCGGGCGGGTTCCCGGTGCCGCCGCTGCCCGGACAGACCCTTCCGCCGGTGCCACGCCGACGCCCCAGGCAGGAGCGGGAGTTGGTTGTCAGTGGTGGGTCCGATACTGAGAGTGACCGTGACGGAAGGGAGGACGAGGGTGTCTGAGTCATCGGAACCGGCGGAGCCCGCGGGCTCGGCGGAGTCGTCCGAGGGGAAGTTCCTGAACCCCGTGGCCGGCTTCGGCGTGACCTTCAAGGCCATGTTCAAGAAGCGGCTGACCGAGCAGTATCCGGAGCAGCAGAAGACCACGGCCCCCCGCTTCCACGGGCGCCACCAGCTCAACCGGCACCCGGACGGCCTGGAGAAGTGCGTCGGCTGCGAGCTGTGCGCCTGGGCCTGCCCGGCCGACGCGATCTATGTGGAGGGCGCGGACAACACGGACGAGGAGCGCTACTCGCCGGGCGAGCGGTACGGAATCGTCTACCAGATCAACTACGCCCGCTGCATCCTGTGCGGGCTGTGCATCGAGGCGTGTCCCACGCGCGCGCTGACGATGACCAACGAGTTCGAACTGGCCGACAGCAGCCGCGCGAACCTGATCTACACCAAGGAGCAGCTGCTCGCCGGGCTCGAAGAGGGCATGGTCGACTCGCCGCACGCGATCTACCCGGGCATGACCGAGGGCGACTACTACCGGGGCCTGGTCACCGAGGCCGCGCCCGGCACGGTCCGCCAGGTCGCCGTCTCCAAGGGCGAGCAGCCGGCCGACGGAGAACAGCCCGAGGAGGTGGACGCGTGATGCAGCTCGCCGTCTCCGCCACGACGACCTCCACCGGGGAGGCGTTCCAGTTCTGGGTGCTGGGCACCGTCGCCGTCATCGGCGCGCTGTGCACCGTACTGATGAAGAAGGCCGTGCACAGTGCGCTGTGCCTGGCCGGGACCATGATCATCCTGGCGGTCTTCTACCTGGCCAACGGGGCGTACTTCCTGGGGATCGTCCAGGTCGTCGTCTACACCGGCGCGATCATGATGCTCTTCCTCTTCGTGGTGATGCTGGTCGGTGTCACCGCCGCCGACTCGCTGAAGGAGACCATCAAGGGTCAGCGCGTCTGGGCCGCGGTCTGCGGGATCGGCTTCGGGGTGCTCCTCATCGCGGGCATCGCCAACGCCTCCCTGAAGCACTTCGACGGACTGAAGCAGGCCAACGCGGGGGGGAACGTGGAGGGCCTGGCCGCCCTCATCTTCACCAAGTACGTGCTCGCCTTCGAAATCACCGGCGCCCTGCTGATCACCTCGGCGATCGGCGCGATGGTGCTCACGCACCGCGAGCGCACCGAGCGCGCCAAGACCCAGCGCGAGCTCTCCGAGCAGCGCGTGAGCGACGGCAAGCACCTGCCGCCGCTGCCCGCCCCGGGTGTCTACGCCCGGCACAACGCGGTGGACATCGCGGGCCTGCTGCCCGACGGCACACCGTCCGAGCTCACCGTCAACCAGACGCTGCGCGGCCGGGGCCAGATCCGCGACGTGTCCAGCGAGGCGCTGTCCGACCTGAAGGCGCTGGAGCAGCGCTCCACCGAGCGGCTCGGCCGTGAAGAGGAGGCCGCGAAGTGAACCCCGTCAACTACCTGTATCTGTCCGCCCTGTTGTTCACCATCGGCGCGGCCGGTGTGCTCATCAGGCGGAACGCGATCGTGGTCTTCATGTGCGTCGAGCTGATGCTCAACGCCTGCAACCTCGCGTTCGTGGTCTTCTCCCGGATGCACGGCAACCTCGACGGCCAGATCATCGCCTTCTTCACGATGGTCGTCGCCGCCGCGGAGGTCGTCGTCGGGCTCGCGATCATCGTGTCGCTCTTCCGTTCCCGCCACTCGGCCTCGGTCGACGACGCCAGCCTGATGAAGCTCTGAGGGGTCGCTGAATCGTGGAGAACCTGATTGCGCTGCTCATCGCGGCGCCTCTGCTCGGAGCGGCCGTCCTGCTGTGCGGCGGACGGCGGCTCGACGCCGTCGGACACTGGCTGGGCACGCTGCTCGCGGCCGTGTCCTTCGGCCTCGGTGCGGCGCTCTTCGCCGACATGCTGGGCCGCTCGGCCGACAACAGGGCGGTGCACAAGCACCTGTTCAGCTGGGTCCCGGTGGAGGGCTTCCAGGCCGACGTCGGCTTCCAGCTCGACCAGTTGTCGATGACCTTCGTCCTGCTGATCACCGGTGTGGGCACGCTGATCCACATCTACTCGATCGGCTACATGGAGCACGACGAGAACCGCCGCCGCTTCTTCGGCTACCTCAACCTGTTCCTGGCGGCGATGCTGCTGCTGGTCCTCGCCGACAACTACCTGCTCCTGTACGTCGGCTGGGAGGGCGTCGGTCTGGCGTCCTACCTGCTCATCGGCTTCTGGCAGCACAAGCCCAGCGCGGCGACCGCGGCCAAGAAGGCGTTCCTGGTCAACCGGGTCGGCGACATGGGCCTGTCCATCGCCATCATGGTCATGTTCACCACCTGGGGCTCGTTCGCCTTCTCGACGGTCTTCAACCAGGTGGGCGAGACCGGCTGGGGCCGCAACACCACGGTCGGCCTGATGCTGCTGCTCGCGGCCTGCGGCAAGTCGGCCCAGGTCCCGCTGCAGTCCTGGCTCGGGGACGCGATGGAGGGCCCGACCCCGGTCTCGGCCCTGATCCACGCGGCGACGATGGTGACCGCGGGCGTGTACCTGATCACCCGCTCCGGCGCCATCTTCAACCAGGTGCAGGACGTCCAGACGGTGGTGGTGATCGTCGGCGCGGTCACGCTGCTCTTCGGTGCGATCGTCGGTTGCGCGAAGGACGACATCAAGAAGGCCCTCGCGGGCTCGACCATGTCGCAGATCGGCTACATGATCCTGGCCACCGGCCTCGGCCCCATCGGCTACGCCTTCGCGATCATGCACCTGGTCACCCACGGCTTCTTCAAGGCCGGGCTCTTCCTCGGCGCCGGTTCCGTGATGCACGGGATGAACGACGAGGTCGACATGCGCAAGTACGGCGGTCTGCGCAAGTACATGCCGGTCACCTTCGCCACCTTCGGCCTCGGCTACCTCGCCATCATCGGCTTCCCGGGCCTGTCCGGCTTCTGGTCCAAGGACAAGATCATCGAGGCGGCGTTCGCCAAGGGCGGCACCGAGGGCTGGATCCTCGGCGCGGTCACCCTGCTCGGCGCGGCCATCACGGCGTACTACATGACGCGCGTGATGCTGATGACGTTCTTCGGAGAGGAGCGCTGGCGCAACGCCCCGACCCCGTCGCCGGCCGAGCCCAGCGTGGAGCCGGCCGCCGAGCACCGCGGCGAGCACGCCGAGCCGCACCCGCACGAGTCGCCCGGCACCATGACGATCCCGATGATCGTCCTGGCCTTCGGCTCGGTCCTGGCGGGCGGTCTGTTCAGCATCAACGAGTCGTTCGTGAAGTGGCTGGAGCCGGTCACGAGCTTCTCGCACGGCGACTCGCCGGTGAGCGCGGGAGCCGTCACGGCGGCCACCGTCGTGGTGCTGCTGCTCGGCGTCGGCCTCGCCTGGATGCAGTACGGCCGCAAGCCGGTCCCGGTCGTCGCCCCGCGCGGCTCGCTGCTCACCCGGGCCGCCCGCCGCGACCTGCTCCAGGACGACTTCAACCACGTGGTCCTGGTCCGCGGCGGCGAGCACCTCACCCGCTCGCTGGTGTACGTCGACCACACCCTGGTCGACGGAGTGGTCAACGGCACCGCGGCGGGGTTCGGCGGGCTCTCCGGCCGACTGCGCAAGCTGCAGAACGGCTTCGCCCGTTCGTACGCGGTCTCGATGTTCGGAGGTGCGGCGGTGCTCATCGCCGCCACCCTGCTGATGAGGGCGGTGTAAGGCATGTCGTTCCCCCTCCTTACCGCGACGGCGGCGCTCCCGGCGGTCGGCGCGATCGCCACCGCCGCCGTCCCGGCCGAGCGGCGGACCGCCGCCAAGTGGCTGGCGCTGCTGGTCTCGCTGGGCACGTTGGTGCTGAGCGCGGTCCAGCTCGTACGGTTCGAACCGGGCGGCGACCGCTACCAGTTGACGGAGTCGCACGCCTGGATCAAGGACTTCGGCGTCCGCTACGAACTGGGTGTGGACGGCATCGGGGTGGCGCTCATCGCGCTCACCGCGCTGCTGATCCCGTTCATCATCGTCGCGGGCTGGCACGACGCCGACCCCCTGGAGACGCACAGCAGCCGCTGGCGGCCCACCCAGGGCTTCTTCGCCCTGATCCTCGCCGTCGAGGCGATGGTGGTGCTCTCCTTCGAGGCCACCGACGTCTTCCTCTTCTACATCCTGTTCGAAGCCATGCTGATCCCGATGTACTTCCTCATCGGCGGCTTCGGCGACCGGGCGCACGAGCACGGGGACGAGGCGGCGGCCACCCAGCGGTCGTACGCGGCGGTCAAGTTCCTGCTCTACAACCTGGTCGGCGGTCTGCTGATGCTGGCCGCGGTGATCGGGCTGTACGTGGTGGCCGGGACGTTCTCGCTGGACGAGATCGCGGCGGCGCGCGCGAACGGCTCGCTGGACATGGCGACCAACACCGAGCGGCTGCTGTTCCTCGGCTTCTTCTTCGCCTTCGCGGTGAAGGCCCCGCTCTGGCCGCTGCACACCTGGCTGCCGAACGCGATGGGCGAGGCCACGGCCCCGGTCGCCGTGCTGATCACGGCGGTTGTCGACAAGGTCGGCACCTTCGCGATGCTCCGCTTCTGCCTCCAGCTCTTCCCGGAGGCCTCCAAGTGGGCCACCCCGGTGATCCTGGTGCTCGCGGTGATCAGCATCATCTACGGGGCGCTGCTCGCGGTCGGCCAGCGGGACATCAAGCGCCTGGTGGCGTACGCGTCGATCTCGCACTTCGGCTTCATCGTCATGGGCATCTTCGCGATGACCACCCAGGGCCAGTCCGGCGCCACGCTGTACATGGTCAACCACGGGATCTCGACGGCCGCGCTGATGCTGGTGGCCGGCTTCCTGATCTCGCGCCGCGGCTCGCGTCTGATCGCGGACTACGGCGGGGTGCAGAAGGTGGCCCCGCTGCTCGCGGGCACGTTCCTGGTGGGCGGCCTGGCGACCCTCTCGCTGCCCGGACTCGCGCCGTTCGTCAGTGAGTTCCTGGTCCTGGTGGGCACGTTCAGCCGCTATCCGGCGATCGGCGTGATCGCCACGCTGGGCATCGTGCTGGCCGCGCTGTACGTGCTGGTGCTCTACCAGCGGACGATGACCGGCCCGGTCAAGGCCGAGGTGCAGGGCATGCCGGACCTCAAGGTCCGCGAGCTCCTGGTGGTCGCCCCGCTGATCGCGATCCTGGTCTTCCTGGGGGTCTACCCGAAGCCGCTGACCGACATCGTCAACCCGGCGGTGCAGCACACCATGTCCGACGTACACAAGAAGGACCCCAAGCCCGTGGTGGAGGCGGCCCAGTGAGCACAGCAACAGCTGTCCACAGCCTGTGGACGACGGCGGCCGACGGCAAGGTGGACAAGATCCCGGCGCCGCACATCGAGTACGCGCAGCTGGCGCCCACGCTGATCGTGGTCGGTGCGGCGGTGGTGGGCGTGCTGATCGAGGCGTTCGTCCCGCGCAGGAGCCGCTACTACGCCCAGGTGTTCCTCTCCGTGATCGCGCTCGCCGCCGCCTTCGCCGCGGTGGTCGCCCTCGCGGCCGACGGATACGGCACGACGAAGGCGCACATCGCGGCGATGGGCGCGGTGGCCGTCGACGGCCCGGCGCTCTTCCTCCAGGGGACCATTCTCCTCGCCTCGATCGTCGCGATCTTCACCTTCGCCGAGCGCCGCCTCGACCCCGAGGCGCACGGCAACCGGGTCGACTCGTTCGCCGCGCAGGCCGCGTCCGTACCGGGCAGCGACAGCGAGCAGGCCGCGGTCAAGGCCGGTTTCACGACCACTGAGGTCTTCCCGCTGGCGCTCTTCGCGGTCTCCGGGATGCTGGTGTTCCCGGCGGCCAACGACCTCCTGACGCTCTTCGTGGCGCTGGAGGTCTTCTCCCTGCCGCTGTACCTGCTGTGCGCGCTGGCCCGCCGCAAGCGGCTGATGTCGCAGGAAGCGGCGGTGAAGTACTTCCTGCTCGGCGCCTTCTCGTCGGCGTTCCTGCTGTTCGGCATCGCCCTCCTGTACGGCTACGCGGGCTCGGTCCAGTACGCGACCATCGCGGACGTCGTCGACGGCACGGTCCAGACCGTGGACCCGGCGCTCGCGGGCACGATGGGCAACGACGCGCTGCTGCTGATCGGCGGCGCGATGCTGCTGATGGGGCTGCTGTTCAAGGTCGGCGCGGTGCCGTTCCACATGTGGACGCCCGACGTCTACCAGGGCGCGCCCACCCCGGTCACCGGCTTCATGGCGGCCGCCACCAAGGTCGCGGCCTTCGGCGCGCTGCTGCGGCTGCTCTATGTGGTGCTGCCCGGGATGCGGTGGGACTGGCGGCCGGTGATGTGGGGCGTCGCCATCGTCACGATGGTGGGCGGCGCGATCGTCGCGATCACCCAGACCGACATCAAGCGGCTCCTCGCGTACTCGTCGATCGCGCACGCCGGGTTCATCCTGGCGGGTGTCATCGCCACCAACGCGGACGGCATCTCGTCGGTGCTGTTCTACCTGGGCGCGTACTCGTTCGTGACGATCGGGGCGTTCGCGGTCGTCACGCTGGTGCGCGACGCGGGCGGCGAGGCGACGCACCTGTCCAAGTGGGCCGGGCTCGGCCGCCGCTCGCCACTGGTGGCGGCGGTGTTCGCGGTCTTCCTGCTCGCCTTCGCGGGCATCCCGCTGACCTCCGGCTTCACCGGGAAGTTCGCCGTGTTCAAGGCGGCGGCGGAGGGGGGCGCGGGGCCGCTGGTCGTGGTGGGTGTGATCTCGTCGGCGATCGCCGCGTTCTTCTACATCCGGGTGATCGTGCTGATG encodes the following:
- a CDS encoding NADH-quinone oxidoreductase subunit M; this translates as MSFPLLTATAALPAVGAIATAAVPAERRTAAKWLALLVSLGTLVLSAVQLVRFEPGGDRYQLTESHAWIKDFGVRYELGVDGIGVALIALTALLIPFIIVAGWHDADPLETHSSRWRPTQGFFALILAVEAMVVLSFEATDVFLFYILFEAMLIPMYFLIGGFGDRAHEHGDEAAATQRSYAAVKFLLYNLVGGLLMLAAVIGLYVVAGTFSLDEIAAARANGSLDMATNTERLLFLGFFFAFAVKAPLWPLHTWLPNAMGEATAPVAVLITAVVDKVGTFAMLRFCLQLFPEASKWATPVILVLAVISIIYGALLAVGQRDIKRLVAYASISHFGFIVMGIFAMTTQGQSGATLYMVNHGISTAALMLVAGFLISRRGSRLIADYGGVQKVAPLLAGTFLVGGLATLSLPGLAPFVSEFLVLVGTFSRYPAIGVIATLGIVLAALYVLVLYQRTMTGPVKAEVQGMPDLKVRELLVVAPLIAILVFLGVYPKPLTDIVNPAVQHTMSDVHKKDPKPVVEAAQ
- the nuoN gene encoding NADH-quinone oxidoreductase subunit NuoN gives rise to the protein MSTATAVHSLWTTAADGKVDKIPAPHIEYAQLAPTLIVVGAAVVGVLIEAFVPRRSRYYAQVFLSVIALAAAFAAVVALAADGYGTTKAHIAAMGAVAVDGPALFLQGTILLASIVAIFTFAERRLDPEAHGNRVDSFAAQAASVPGSDSEQAAVKAGFTTTEVFPLALFAVSGMLVFPAANDLLTLFVALEVFSLPLYLLCALARRKRLMSQEAAVKYFLLGAFSSAFLLFGIALLYGYAGSVQYATIADVVDGTVQTVDPALAGTMGNDALLLIGGAMLLMGLLFKVGAVPFHMWTPDVYQGAPTPVTGFMAAATKVAAFGALLRLLYVVLPGMRWDWRPVMWGVAIVTMVGGAIVAITQTDIKRLLAYSSIAHAGFILAGVIATNADGISSVLFYLGAYSFVTIGAFAVVTLVRDAGGEATHLSKWAGLGRRSPLVAAVFAVFLLAFAGIPLTSGFTGKFAVFKAAAEGGAGPLVVVGVISSAIAAFFYIRVIVLMFFSEPKADGPTVAVPSPLTMTAIGVGVAVTLMLGVAPQYFLDLAGQAGVFVR
- the nuoK gene encoding NADH-quinone oxidoreductase subunit NuoK; protein product: MNPVNYLYLSALLFTIGAAGVLIRRNAIVVFMCVELMLNACNLAFVVFSRMHGNLDGQIIAFFTMVVAAAEVVVGLAIIVSLFRSRHSASVDDASLMKL
- the nuoI gene encoding NADH-quinone oxidoreductase subunit NuoI, with the translated sequence MSESSEPAEPAGSAESSEGKFLNPVAGFGVTFKAMFKKRLTEQYPEQQKTTAPRFHGRHQLNRHPDGLEKCVGCELCAWACPADAIYVEGADNTDEERYSPGERYGIVYQINYARCILCGLCIEACPTRALTMTNEFELADSSRANLIYTKEQLLAGLEEGMVDSPHAIYPGMTEGDYYRGLVTEAAPGTVRQVAVSKGEQPADGEQPEEVDA
- the nuoL gene encoding NADH-quinone oxidoreductase subunit L, whose amino-acid sequence is MENLIALLIAAPLLGAAVLLCGGRRLDAVGHWLGTLLAAVSFGLGAALFADMLGRSADNRAVHKHLFSWVPVEGFQADVGFQLDQLSMTFVLLITGVGTLIHIYSIGYMEHDENRRRFFGYLNLFLAAMLLLVLADNYLLLYVGWEGVGLASYLLIGFWQHKPSAATAAKKAFLVNRVGDMGLSIAIMVMFTTWGSFAFSTVFNQVGETGWGRNTTVGLMLLLAACGKSAQVPLQSWLGDAMEGPTPVSALIHAATMVTAGVYLITRSGAIFNQVQDVQTVVVIVGAVTLLFGAIVGCAKDDIKKALAGSTMSQIGYMILATGLGPIGYAFAIMHLVTHGFFKAGLFLGAGSVMHGMNDEVDMRKYGGLRKYMPVTFATFGLGYLAIIGFPGLSGFWSKDKIIEAAFAKGGTEGWILGAVTLLGAAITAYYMTRVMLMTFFGEERWRNAPTPSPAEPSVEPAAEHRGEHAEPHPHESPGTMTIPMIVLAFGSVLAGGLFSINESFVKWLEPVTSFSHGDSPVSAGAVTAATVVVLLLGVGLAWMQYGRKPVPVVAPRGSLLTRAARRDLLQDDFNHVVLVRGGEHLTRSLVYVDHTLVDGVVNGTAAGFGGLSGRLRKLQNGFARSYAVSMFGGAAVLIAATLLMRAV
- a CDS encoding NADH-quinone oxidoreductase subunit J, whose translation is MQLAVSATTTSTGEAFQFWVLGTVAVIGALCTVLMKKAVHSALCLAGTMIILAVFYLANGAYFLGIVQVVVYTGAIMMLFLFVVMLVGVTAADSLKETIKGQRVWAAVCGIGFGVLLIAGIANASLKHFDGLKQANAGGNVEGLAALIFTKYVLAFEITGALLITSAIGAMVLTHRERTERAKTQRELSEQRVSDGKHLPPLPAPGVYARHNAVDIAGLLPDGTPSELTVNQTLRGRGQIRDVSSEALSDLKALEQRSTERLGREEEAAK